The segment GTAACCGTAAAATGCGAAGGAAAAACAGGGGTTGAAATGGAAAGCTTAACAGCTGTTAGTATTGGGCTTTTAACTATTTATGATATGGTTAAAGCTATTGATAAAAGTATGCAAATTACTGATATAGTTTTAGAAAGCAAAGAAGGAGGAAAAAGTGGTAAATATCTGCGATCTTAAAAAAGAACCTATTATAAACTACCCTACTTTTTGGGATTATAAAGTCGTTTTTGAAGCTGAAGTTGATGCTTTAGAAATTTTCACTCAAATACTCAATGAAAGAGAATTTAAATATAAAATCTCAAATACTAGCAAACAAGGAACATATAAAAGTTATCTTTTAAGTGTTTATGTCGATAGTAAAGATGATCGTTTAAATATTTTTAATCAATTAAAAAGTAAAGCGAAATTTGTATTATAAAAAAGGAAAAATATGAAAAATTTAGCCATAATTTTTGAAAATTCTCTCTTAGCTTGTGAAAAAAATGAAATTCCAAACTTAATTAGTGAGCTTGTTTTTAATCTAAGTTATAAAAAAATTAGTTTTGAAAATACTAGCAATGAAGAGCTTTTTGCTATCTTTTCTAAAGTATTAGAAAAACTTGGACTTATAAATGAAGAAAATATTTCCAAAATAATCCAAGGTATTATTAAAGCTAGAGTTGAAGAAGATAAAA is part of the Campylobacter lari genome and harbors:
- a CDS encoding HP0495 family protein, with product MVNICDLKKEPIINYPTFWDYKVVFEAEVDALEIFTQILNEREFKYKISNTSKQGTYKSYLLSVYVDSKDDRLNIFNQLKSKAKFVL